In a genomic window of Caloenas nicobarica isolate bCalNic1 chromosome 1, bCalNic1.hap1, whole genome shotgun sequence:
- the NTF3 gene encoding neurotrophin-3, whose translation MVTPTTILQVNKVMSIFFYVIFLAYLRGIQSTNMDQRSLPEDSINSLIIKLIQADILKNKLSKQMVDIKENYQNTVQKEDTQQDMDGDENVKSDFQPVISMDTDLLRQQRRYNSPRVLLSDNTPLEPPPLYLMEDYIGNSVVVNRTSRRKRYAEHRSHRGEYSVCDSESLWVTDKSSAIDIRGHQVTVLGEIKTGNSPVKQYFYETRCKEAKPVKNGCRGIDDKHWNSQCKTSQTYVRALTSENNKLVGWRWIRIDTSCVCALSRKIGRT comes from the coding sequence atCTTACAGGTGAACAAGGTGATGTCCATCTTCTTTTATGTGATATTTCTTGCTTATCTTCGTGGCATCCAGTCTACCAACATGGATCAAAGGAGTTTGCCAGAAGATTCAATAAATTCTCTTATTATTAAACTCATTCAGgcagacattttgaaaaacaagcttTCTAAGCAGATGGTAGATATTAAGGAAAACTATCAAAACACGGTGCAGAAAGAAGACACTCAGCAAGACATGGATGGAGatgaaaatgtgaaatcagACTTCCAGCCAGTTATCTCAATGGATACGGACCTCTTAAGGCAGCAGAGACGCTACAACTCTCCTCGAGTCCTCTTGAGTGACAATACACCTCTGGAACCACCGCCACTGTACCTCATGGAGGATTATATTGGAAATTCGGTGGTGGTGAACAGAACCTCCCGCCGGAAAAGGTACGCGGAGCATAGAAGCCACCGAGGGGAATATTCAGTTTGTGACAGTGAAAGTTTATGGGTCACAGACAAATCGTCTGCGATCGACATTAGAGGACACCAGGTAACTGTGCTGGGAGAGATTAAAACAGGTAACTCTCCAGTTAAGCAATACTTTTATGAAACAAGGTGTAAAGAAGCTAAACCTGTAAAAAATGGCTGCCGTGGCATTGATGACAAGCACTGGAACTCCCAATGCAAGACATCCCAAACTTACGTTAGGGCACTGacttcagaaaacaataaaCTGGTAGGCTGGAGATGGATAAGAATAGACACCTCCTGCGTGTGCGCATTGTCAAGGAAAATAGGAAGAACATAA